A window of Syntrophaceae bacterium genomic DNA:
AGCGAAGGGGAAAAAGGATGAAACACGACCGGATTCTTCTCGAGCACGGGGGCGGGGGGCTGTTGAGCCACGAGCTGATCACGGAGGTCTTTCTGCCGATTCTGGGAAACCCCTGCCTGGAGCGGCTCGAGGACAGTGCGGTCGTCCGCGTGGGAGACCTGCTGCTGTGCTTCACGACGGACTCCTATGTCATCGACCCGATATTCTTCCCCGGCGGCGATATCGGGTCGCTCGCCGTCCACGGGACCGTGAACGACCTGTCGGTCTGCGGGGGGATGCCGCTCGTCATGAGCGCAGGCTTCATCCTCGAGGAGGGCTTCCCGATGGAGGACCTGCGGCGGGTCACCCTCTCCATGGCCGAAGCCGCCAGGAAGGCCGGCGTCGCCGTCGTCACGGGGGATACGAAGGTGGTCGCCCGGGGGGCCGCCGACGGCCTGTTCATCAACACCTCCGGCATCGGCCTCGTCGAGTACCCGGCGTCCCTCTCGGTGAAGAGCATCGCCCCGGGGGACACGGTCATCGTGAGCGGCACCGTCGGCGACCATGGCGCCGCCGTGCTGAGCCGCCGCAGGGAACTGGGGGTGATCTCCGAGGTCCGCTCCGACTCGGCCCCCCTCAACGGCCTCATCAGGGCGGTCCTCGAGGCGAGCCCCAACGTCCACTGCATGCGCGATCCCACCCGGGGGGGCCTCGGGGCGATCCTCGCCGAGATCGCCGCGCAGTCGGGCTGCCTGATCGAATTGCGGGAGAAGGACGTGCCCGTCCGGGAGGAGGTGCGGGGGATCTGCGAGATCCTCGGGTTCGATCCCCTCTTTCTCGCCAACGAGGGGAAGGTGGCCGTCTTCTGCGCCCCCGAGGACGCGGAGAAGGTGCTGGCGGCGATGCGGGCCCACGAGTACGGCAAGGAGGCCGCCGCCATCGGCTCCGTGGGCGCGCGCGGCCGGGGGCGGCTCGTGCTCCGCACGGCCATCGGGGGCTCCCGCGAGGTCGACCTCCCCGTGGGCGAGCTGGTACCGCGGATCTGCTGAGGACATACTGCTTGACAGGCCCCGCCGTCTGTGGCACGGATGGATAAAACGTGCCATGGGAGTGCGTATGTCCGAGATCATCCGTTTCGGCGTGTCCCTCGAGAAAAACCTGCTTCTGCGGTTCGACCGCCTGATCCGGGAGAAGAAGTACACGAACCGCTCCGAGGCGATCCGGGACCTGATCCGGCAGGAGATGGTCAAGAAGGAGTGGGAAGAGGGGGGGGATGTGGCCGGGGCCATCACCTTCATCTACGATCACCACAAGCGCGACCTGCTCAACCGGATCATGGACCTCCAGCACGATTATCAGAACATCATCATCTCGACGCAGCACATCCATCTCGACCACGACAACTGCCTGGAGATCGTGGCCGTCAGGGGGAACGCCGGCGACGTCCTTGAACTGGCCGATGCCCTGAAGGCCCTCAAGGGGGTGCGGCACGGCACGCTGAGCATGACGGGGACCGGGAAAGAGACGAAGTGATTTTTTTGGGCCGGGCGGTAGCACGATTGCCGGGAACATAGCATGTTCCCGCGCCGCAACGGCTGCAGGGGTTCACAGGAGAGACGATGCCCAAGATCCTCTTCTGCGGCAAAGGGGGCAGCGGGAAGAGCACCCTGCTTGCCCTGCTTGCCCTCTACGTCGGCGAGACCCGCGACGTCCTGGTCGTCGATACGGACGAGTCCAACACGGGGCTGGCCCGCATGATGGGCCTTCAGCCGCCGCGGCAGACACTCATGGACTACCTCGGCGGCAAGTCCGCCTTCCGCAGGCGGATGGGCGCACCGGGAGAGAAGACGGGATTCCTCGAGCAGCCCGGCGGCCCGGCAGGGCTCCCCCCCGGGGCCTGCGAAAGCGTCCGGGGCCGCATCCGCCTGGTCTCCGTGGGGAAGATCGAGCACGCCCACGAGGGCTGCGCCTGCCCCATGGGAGTGCTGGCGCGCAGCGTCCTCGGGAGCCTTCCCGCCGCAGACGGCCGGTGGGTCCTCGTCGACACGGAGGCCGGCATCGAGCACATCGGCCGGGGGCTGCTGGAGGGGATGGATGCCGCCGTCGCCGTCGTCGATCCGTCCCGGGACGCCGCGGCCCTGGCGGGCAAGATCGTGAAGCTCGCAGCCGAGGACGGCACGCGCTGCCTCGTGGTCATGAACCGGGTGGACGGCCACACGGGCGCGCTCCTGCGCGAGGCCCTCGAGGACGAGGGGCTCCGCGCCGTCGCGGCGTTCGGGAACAGCCGGGCCGTTGCCGAGTCGAACCTCCGGTCGCGACCTCTGCCTCTCGAGGATCTCCGCGGGGAGATCGAAAAACTGGCGGAGGCCCTCGAGCGGTGAGAGGAAAGGCCCTTGCCCTTGCGGCCGCATGTCTTCTCGCCCCGGCCGTTGCTTGCGCCGCGCACGACGTGACCGTCCAGGACATGGCGGGCCGGTCGGTGCGGGTGTCCGGGGGCGCGAGCCGCATCGTCGCTCTCGGTCCGGGGGCCCTGCGTCTCGTCGTCTACCTGGGCGCGATCGACCGGGTCGTCGGCGTGGAGGAGGCGGAGAAGGGCCGCTTCCCCCTTGCGGCGCGACCCTACGGGCTGGCCGTCCGGGACCGCATCATGGCCCTGCCTTCCGTCGGGGAGGGCGGGGCGGGCCGGACCCCGGACCCCGAGAGGATCCTCGCCCTGAGGCCGGACCTCATTGTCGGCGTGGGGCTCGACCCGGCGCAGGTCTCGGGGCTCGAGGCCAAGACGGGGGTCCCGGTGCTCGTCCTGGACTACGGCGAGATCGGGGTCTTCCGGGAGGAGGCCCTGCAGTCCATCGCGCTTCTGGGGCGGGTCACGGGGCGCGAGGCGCGGGCCGCGGAGATTCTCCGCTTCGTCGATGCCTGCCGGGCGGACCTCGGGCGCCGGACCGCGCGCATCGAAGGCCCGAAAAGACCGCGCGCCTACGTGGGGGGCATCGGCCACAAGGGACGACACGGGCTCCTGAGCACCGAGGCCGGCTTCCTGCCCCTGGCCATGGCGGGCGGACGGAACGTGGCCGACGAAACGGGCCGCGGGGGGCACCTCTTCATCGATCGGGAGCAGCTCCTGGCCTGGAGACCCGAGGTGATCTTCATCGACGTCAACGGCCTCGATCTTGTCGCGGCGGACTACACCGCCAACCCGGCGTATTACCATGCGCTGGAGGCCGTGAGGAAAGGGCGTGTGTACACCCTCTATCCCTACAACTTCTACGGCACGAACATCGAGGTGGCCCTCGCCGATGCCTACTTCATCGGCAAGATCCTGTATCCCGAACGGTTCCGTGACGTCGACCCCGTAAGGAAAGCAGGGGAGATCGTCCGTTTCTTTGTCGGCCGGCCCGTTCTGGACGGGATGAAAGAGGCCTACCCCGGCTTCGGCAGGGTGTCCTTCGAGGGAGGGCGGATCGATGTCCGGTAACGCTGCAGACATCCTGGCGGGATATGGCGCCCTGCTGGGGCGCAAGGCCGCCGTCGTGGCGGTGCTGGCGGCCCTCGTCGTTGTCCTCGCACTGGCCGGCCTCTCCGTGGGGTCCTATCCCCTCTCCATGGCGGATCTCCTGGCGGCTCTCGCCGGGAGGGCCGACGGGGTGACGTCCCACGTCGTCAGCAGCATCCGGCTCCCCCGGGCCGCGGCGGCCGTCACCGCGGGGGCCTCGCTCGGTGTTGCCGGCGCCGTGATGCAGAACGTGATCCGCAACCCGCTCGCCTCCCCGTTCACGCTGGGCGTCTCCCAGGGGGCGGCATTCGGCGCCGCCCTTGCGATCGTGGCGCTCGGCGGCCATGCGGCAAAGGGCCTGGCCACGACGGTGCAGTCGTGGCTGGTGGCGCTGTCGGCCTTTGCCGGCGCCTTGGCCACCGTCGCGGCCATCCTGCTGCTGTCCACGCTGCGTCGCCTCACGCCCGCGTCGCTGATCCTCGCGGGGGTGGCCATGAGCGCCCTGTTCGGCGCGGCGACGATGTTTCTGCAGTTCTTTTCGACGGATTCGCAGCTGGCGGCGACGGTCTTCTGGACCTTCGGCGATCTCGGGCGCGCCGGCTGGGGGGACGTCCTCCTGATGGCCGCGGCCCTCGCGCCGGGGATGGCCTACTTCCTGTGGAACAGCTGGGGCTACAATGCCCTGGAGTGGGGAGACGAGACCGCCGGCGGGCTGGGCGTCTCCGTCGGGACCCTCCGCCTGGCGAGCCTCGTGGCATCGGCCCTCGTGGCCGCCGTCACCGTCGCGTGCCTGGGGGTCATCGGGTTTGTCGGCCTCGTGGCGCCCCACGTCATGCGCTTCTTCGTGGGCGACGACCACCGCTTCCTTCTCCCCTGCTCGGCCCTGTGCGGATCGTCGCTTCTGCTTGCCGCCGACATCCTGTCGCGGGTCCTCCTGGCGCCGGTCGTCGTCCCCGTCGGGATCGTGACGACCTTTGCCGGGGCCCCTCTGCTGCTCTACCTCCTGATGAAGGGACGGAGGGTGCTGTGACGCTCGAGATCGAGAACATCCGTTTTTCCTACGGCAAGACCCCCGTGCTCAGGCAGGTGAGCCTCCGGGCCGAACCCGGGCATGTCGTCGCCGTTTTGGGTGAAAACGGGTCGGGCAAATCGACGCTCCTGCGGGCGATCCATCGGCTCCTGGTGCCGCAGGGGGGGAGCGTCTTGGTCGAGGGACGCGCCGTTGACCGCATGAGCCCGCGCCAGATCGCCCGCCTCATGGGATACCTGCCCCAGAAGTCCCCCGAGGCGTCGTTCACGGTCTTCGACGCCGTTTTGCTGGGCAGGGCCCCGCACCTCCAGTGGAGCGTTTCGCAGCGCGACAGGGAGGTGGTTCTGCGGGTGCTCTCCCTCCTGAACCTGGAGAAAGAGGCCCTGAGGAACGTCCTGGAGCTCTCCGGCGGGGAGATGCAGAAGGTCTTCATCGCGAGGGCCCTCGCACAGGAGCCGAGGGTCCTGCTTCTCGACGAGCCGATCAACCACCTCGACGTGAAAAACCAGATCGACGTCATGACGATCCTCCGGCGGGTGACGGCGGAGCTCGCCATCGTGTCCCTCGTCGTCCTGCACGACATCAACAACGCCCTGCGCTTCGCGGACCGGTTCCTTCTCATCAAGGCGGGTGAGGTTGTCGCCTTCGGCGGGCCCGACGTGATCACCCCCGCCAACGTCCGCACGCTCTACAACCTGGATGTCACGGTGGCCCGGGTCGACGGGGTTGCCGTGGTCGTTCCGAGGGCGAACGGCAAGGCCGCCGCCCCGATCGGAACAGGGGTGGATTGACGATGGAGCGTCTCCCGGAAACCCGCAGCCCCCTCGCATCGGCCGCCGCGGCCTCGCTTGCGCTGCATGCCGCCGTTGTCCTTGCCGTCATCCTGTGGGCGGCGGACTCCGCCCCGAGGCTGATCGTGGGCGGCGGGGGCGGGGTCATCGCCGTATCCCTCGTGGACGATGCGGCCTCACACGGGCAGACGGGGGGCGACCGGCAGGACGCGGGCATCACCGCAAGGCCGGCAAGGGCCGCGGCGGATCGAAGAGACAAGAGGGCCCCTGAGAAGCGGGTGAGTGCGGCCGAGGCGTCGATGCGCGAGACCCCGCCCCGGGGGGACGCCGGGACGGAGCTCGCCGTCACGGGGGCCGTCTTCCCTGCCCAAGCCGGCACGGCAGGCGTCGGCGTCGCCGTCGCCGGGGCAGCGGAGGCCGCCGGCAGGGGGGTGGACGCTGCAGGCGCGCAGATCACGGGTGCCATTCCCCGATACCGCGACAACCCGCGCCCGGACTACCCCAGGGCGGCACGGCTGAAAGGCTGGGAGGGTCTCGTGCTCGTGGACGCGGAGGTGGGCGCCGATGGAACGGTTGAAGACGTGCGGCTCAAGGCATCGTCCGGGCACGCCGTGCTGGACCGCTCGGCCCTCGCCGCCGTCCGTGACTGGAAATTCGAGCCGGGCAGGCGCATGGGCGTCCCGGTGAGGATGCGGGTGGACGTGCCGGTCCGGTTCGTGCTGCGGGAATAAAAGGGGGCCGGGGCCCGTCAGGCCGAGAGACAAGGCCCCGGCTCTATGGGGCTCCGGTCAGACGGCCCGCGCGACGATGAAAACGTACCGCAGCGGCGCCGAGTCGGTGTTGAACACGTTGTGGGTTGTCCGGGGCGGGATGAAGACCACCTGCCCCCCTTTCACCGGGCGCCTGCCGTAGCCTTCCGCCTCCACCTCGCCGGCACCTTCCAGGATGACCAGGATCTCCTCGTGGTCATTCGTGCTGTGCTCGCCGACATCCCCTCCGCTCTGCAGCGTCACCAGTCCCGAGCGCATGGTCACGCTGCCTGGGGGCGAGAGGATCGGGAAGTAGGGCACCTCGGGCCCCGGGAGGGTGAGGATGAAGGATTCCAGAGGGCCCCGCTCTTTCGTCTCGGCCTGCATCGTCGTGTTCTCCTTTGTCCGCTCAGAATTTCAAATCCAGCCCGACCATAGCAGTTGTTCCCGGCATGGGGTAGTCCTTTTTCAGGGCGTAGCTCTCGTTGGTCAGGTTCTCGCCGGCGATGTAGACCTCGCCCTTCGCACCGAGTGTCCGGCTGGTGAACTCCCAGGCCAGTTTCGCATTCAGGAGAAGGTATGCGCTGACGGCGGCGATGCTGGTTCCCCCCCAGTCGGCCTGGCGGTTGTTGGCCGTGAACTGGTTGTCCACGTAGAGAGCATCGGCGCTGAACTTGACGTTCCGCAGGAACCGGCAGTTGACCCCGGCGCTGGCCGCCCACCCGGGGGAATAGGGGAGGTTGGATGGCGAGCGATCGAAAATGCGCGTGACGCCGGCAAAGAGGGACAGGGTGTCGATCGGGGCCCAGCTCACCGTGGCCTCGACGCCCTCGACCCGGAAGTCGCCGATGTTTTCATATCGAGGGGGGGCGGGGGACGTCACCAGGACCATGCGGTTCTTGCCGTGGTCGTTGAAGTAGGTCAGGTCGGCGCGGAACATCCGGCCGACGGTGTGGCTCAGGCCCGCCTCGACATGATCCACCGTCTCCGCGTCGAGGCTCTTCCATCGCGTGTTGCCGCCCCAAAAGAGCCTGGACTGCGCCGTGACATAGACGCCGGGGTAGTTGACGCCCTTTGCATAGGAGGCGTGGAATTCCGTCGGTCCGTAACCCACGACGAGCCCTGCCTGGGGTCCCCATTCGGCGTCGAAGTCGCTGTGCGAGAAATAGCGGGCCCCGGCCGAGGGGATCGCGTACCAGCCGCTCTTTTCCCCGAAGAGGTGGCTCAGGGCCGCGTAGGGCGAAAGGATGCGGAAGGTCTCCCGGGGGAATGTGCTGTCGGCCCGGGGGGCATCCCTGTCGATGGTGACCTTGCCCCCGATGAAATCCAGGTCGACGCCGCCGAGGATCTCGCCGTTCTTCCAGGGGGTGATCGTCTCCTGCAGCCGGGCGCCGTAGTTGTCCCAGTCCGTCGTGGTGTCATAGAAGAAACCCGCCGGATCCCGCTGGTCCTGCCAGTCGCCCGTGCCCCGGTTCCAGTAGAGCTTCAGCGTCCCCTTCGCCGCAGCGTAGTGGTGGGCCAGGGTGAGCACCGTCATCTGGTCGTTCGACCGGTACGTGCCCTGGCGGGCAGCGGGATTTCCCTCCGGGCCCGGGTCCTCGGCGAAATTGTTGGTCGCGTTCCCCGTGAGGCTCACGGTCCAGGACGGATGGATCTGATGACCCACCCGGGCGAAGTACTCCTGCAACTCGCCGCTGGAGAAATCCCGGTGGCCGCTGGACGAGCGGAAGCCCTGGAGAAGGTAATAATCGGTGTTTCCGACTTTGCCGCCGTGTTCGACCCCTTGGGAGAAGGTGGCGTAGGAGCCGTAACCCGCCCGGACGTTCGTGTAGAACCCCTCTTCCGCCTGCCGCTTCGAGACCACGTTCACCACGCCAAAGGCGCCGTTGCCGAACAGGACGGGCTGCGCCCCCTTGTAGATCTCGATCCGCTGGGCCCGGTCGACGCTCATGATGTCCATGAGGGGGTGGGACCACACGCCGACGGCCTTCGGGATGCCGTCGACGGCCGTCAGGATTTCGCCACCCGGCCTGGAACTGCCCCTGCCGCGGATGTAGATGGCGCCGCCGTCGCCCCCGCCGAAGCTCCCGACGACATTCTGGCGCGAGATGATCACGCCGGGGACCATCCGGACGGCCGACTGGAAATCCTGGGCGTTGAGCGCATTGATCTGGTCCTCCGACACGGTGGTGACCTGGCTTCCCAGGCGGTTGACCTGGTTGCCCTCCGTGATGGGCGATGCGACGACGACCACCTCATCGAGGCGCGCGGCGGTCTTCTTCTCTTCCGCGGCAAAAAGCGCCGAGGCCTGCAACACGAGGATGCCGGCCATCAGCCATCGCACGGCGCCTCTTCCAACCATTCCCTTTCCTCCTTCCCCCCGGGCCGGGCGCCGGCCTCGGCATGAAGTGAGTAACATGAATGTGAGAATCGTGGCACGAACCGGGGAAGAAAAAGACCGCGAAGCGAAGCGGCCCGCGATGCCCGTCTTGGTAACACGAGCGTGAGTTTCGTAGCACAGCCGCCACGTGCTGTCAACCGGTTTCTTCCCCTTCACCTGGTTTTCAGGGGGCGGGGAATCCCCGGCGGCTGGCGGTCAGTGCCTGCCCCTGAACTCCGATTTCATGTACTCGGCGATGGCCCGGGCCTGCTCGGGGCTGACGGGCTGCGCCGGCATGCGGCCCTGGCCCTTGAGAATGCCGTTGACGATCTTCCGGTCATCCGTTTTCTTCCAGTGGTCGGGGTTCGTGAAATCGGTGATTTTCCCGCCGAAGGACGGCGCTGCAATCCCTTTCCCGTCCCCCTTCTCGCCGTGGCAGACGACGCAGTGATTCCGGCAGAGCGCCTCCCTTGCCGGCCGTGCCAGCCGGCCGATAGTCGGGACCGCAACGCCAAAGACAGCGGGCAGCGCCGCAGCGGTCACCCGGGCGGTCCGGACGGCGTTCGCCGTTGCCGTCATCGGACCCCCGGCCCCTTCACTTCTTGAACGACGATTTCATGTACTCCACGACGGCCCTTGTCTCCTCGGGGGAGAGCGGGATGGCGGGCATGCGGCCCTTGCCCTCGACGATCGCCTTCGCGATGGCCGCGTCGTCGTTGGCCTTCCAGAAGTCCGGCCCGAAGGGCGCGATCTGCATGATGATGCCCTTGCCGTCGCCTTCGGCCCCGTGGCACAGGGCGCAGCGGTTGTTGTAAATCTGCTTTCCGTCCTGGCCGATGGCGGGCGTGACAAGCAGCACGGGGAACAGGGCAAGGATCAGAAGCGTTCCGCATGTCGCCGCACGGGCGGTCCTTCTGTTCAGCATGGCTATCCTCCTCGTCGATGGCTGGATTTCGGCTGCCGGCTTCCATTGTAGTGAACCGCCGCCCCGGCGTCAACCGCCCTTCGTTCTTGACCCGTGGGGTGAAGTCGGGTAGAAAGAACCGATGCTTGCAACAGGCGAAATCGCCGGACGCCTGCACCGCCGTCTTCTCGACGAGAGCCGGCGGGTTTTCGTCGAGGGCGTCAGGATCGGGGCGAGCTACATCGCCGTGGTCCTGGCCGGGGAGCGCGTCGGGCTCGCCGCCCGGCTCAAGGAGGCCGTCGGCACGGAGATCGAGCCCCCGCGCGACGGCGGCCGATGGGCGCGGAGGCCGGCGGAAGAGCTCCTGCAGATGCTGGTCTCCGGCCGGGGAGCGGTTGAGCGCGCGCTGGGACTCGCCACGGCCAACGCTCTCATCGACCCCCCCGCCTCGGACGAGGGGGAAGACACGATCGGCCTCATGCGGCTCCGGCCCGGCGAGCGGGTCGCCATGGTGGGGCTCTTCCGGCCCATCGTTCCGCGGCTCGAGGCCTCCGGGGTGCGGCTCACGGTCATCGAGCGGGACACGCCGGCGAGTGAGAGGCGCGAGGCGCTCGGGGCCTGCGACGTGGCCATCGTCACGGCCACGACGATTTTGAACGGGACCCTCGAGGGGATCCTCGGCGAGTTGCGGCGCCCGCGCCACGTCGCCCTCATCGGGCCTTCCACGCCCCTGTGCGGGGAGATCTTCCGGGACACCCCCGTGACGCACCTCGGGGGATCGGCGATTGCCGACGGCGCGGCCGTTCTGAAGGTGATCGCCCGGGGCGGCGGGACGCCGGAGATGCGGCCATACCTGCGGTTCGTGAACGTCAGGGTGCAGCGGCCATGAGGAAGATCCCCATCGTGTCCATCGTGGGCTACTCGGGAAGCGGCAAGACGACCCTCGTCGAGAAGCTCATCCCCGAGCTCAGGCGGCGGGGCCTTCGGGTGGCCACGATCAAGCACAACCGCCACGGGTTCGACATCGACCGCGAGGGGAAGGACAGCTGGCGCCACCGCAGGGCGGGGGCGGTCATGACCGTCCTGGCCTCGCCGGGCAAGGTGGCCGTCATGGCCGACACCGAGGGGGACCCGGGCCCCGGAGAGCTGGGGGAACGCTTCATCCGCGGCGTCGACGTCGTCCTCGCGGAAGGATTCAAGAAGAACCCCTACCCGAAGATCGAGGTCTGGCGCCAGGCCCTGGGCAGGGAGTTCATGTCCCGGGACGACCCGGCGCTCATGGCCGTGGCCGGCGACGATCCCGGCGGGCTGACGGCTCCGCGCTACAGCCTCGACGACATCCCGGGTCTGGCCGATCTCATCGTGAGCAGGGTCATGCGGCGATGATGGACTATATCGTCCACAACCTCTTCTCGACCGAGGCCGGTGTCGTCTGGCTCGTCCTGAAGTGGGTCCTCGTCGTCCTGGCCGCCGGCTTCATCGGCCAGTTCGGCAAGGCCTTCGCCACGCACCTGATCCGGAAGGCGCAGGAGCGCAGGAGGCGCGAGGGGCGGCAGACGGCGGAGCCGGCAACGCCCGCAGCCGGTCCCGTCGCGGCGGCCCCTGAGGCCCCCGCGGACATTCCCGCGGCGGCGGATGCCGTGGACGCCGCGGAAGCCGGGCGGAAGGACCGCGACAAGGAGCGGAAGAAGGCCCTCAAGGCGCAGCAGAAGGCCGAGAAGAAGGCACGGAAGGCCATGGAGAAACGGTTGAAGGACTAGAAATGGGGGTCAGGATGAGCGGCAAAAAGCTTCCGGAAGGCGCGTACGACGTCCTCGTCATCGGCGGTGGGCCCGGGGGTCTCACGGCCGGGCTCTACGCAGCCAGGGCCAGTTTCAAGACGCTGCTGGTCGAGTCGGGGATGGTGATGAGCCAGATCACCGTGACGCATCTCGTGGAGAACTACCCGGGCGTCCCCGACATCGGCGGCTACGAGCTCGTGGAGAAGTTCAAGGAGCAGGCGAAGAAGTTCGGGCTCGTGACGGCCTACGCCGCCGTCTCCGGGCTGGAAAAGACGCAGATCGCCGGGATGCCGGGCTGGCGGGTGAAGACGGACGCGGGCAATTTCGATGCCCTCGCCGTCATCGTGGCCACCGGGGCCAACTGGCGCAAGATCGGCGTCCCCGGCGAGGCGGAGTTCACGGGGCGCGGCGTTTCGTACTGCGCCACCTGCGACGGTCCCTTCTACCGCGACCGGGAGGTCGTCGTGATCGGCGGCGGCGACACGGCCGTCCAGGAGGCCTTGTTCCTGACGAACTTCGCGAGCAAGGTGACGATCGTCCACCGGCGTGACCGGCTCCGCGCCACGCCGATCCTGCGCGAGCGGGCCGCCTCGAACCCGAAGATCGCCTTTGCCTGGGATTCCGTCGTGCAGGAGATCGGG
This region includes:
- a CDS encoding energy transducer TonB; its protein translation is MERLPETRSPLASAAAASLALHAAVVLAVILWAADSAPRLIVGGGGGVIAVSLVDDAASHGQTGGDRQDAGITARPARAAADRRDKRAPEKRVSAAEASMRETPPRGDAGTELAVTGAVFPAQAGTAGVGVAVAGAAEAAGRGVDAAGAQITGAIPRYRDNPRPDYPRAARLKGWEGLVLVDAEVGADGTVEDVRLKASSGHAVLDRSALAAVRDWKFEPGRRMGVPVRMRVDVPVRFVLRE
- a CDS encoding cupin domain-containing protein encodes the protein MQAETKERGPLESFILTLPGPEVPYFPILSPPGSVTMRSGLVTLQSGGDVGEHSTNDHEEILVILEGAGEVEAEGYGRRPVKGGQVVFIPPRTTHNVFNTDSAPLRYVFIVARAV
- the nikR gene encoding nickel-responsive transcriptional regulator NikR — encoded protein: MSEIIRFGVSLEKNLLLRFDRLIREKKYTNRSEAIRDLIRQEMVKKEWEEGGDVAGAITFIYDHHKRDLLNRIMDLQHDYQNIIISTQHIHLDHDNCLEIVAVRGNAGDVLELADALKALKGVRHGTLSMTGTGKETK
- a CDS encoding nitrogenase reductase; translation: MPKILFCGKGGSGKSTLLALLALYVGETRDVLVVDTDESNTGLARMMGLQPPRQTLMDYLGGKSAFRRRMGAPGEKTGFLEQPGGPAGLPPGACESVRGRIRLVSVGKIEHAHEGCACPMGVLARSVLGSLPAADGRWVLVDTEAGIEHIGRGLLEGMDAAVAVVDPSRDAAALAGKIVKLAAEDGTRCLVVMNRVDGHTGALLREALEDEGLRAVAAFGNSRAVAESNLRSRPLPLEDLRGEIEKLAEALER
- the mobB gene encoding molybdopterin-guanine dinucleotide biosynthesis protein B: MRKIPIVSIVGYSGSGKTTLVEKLIPELRRRGLRVATIKHNRHGFDIDREGKDSWRHRRAGAVMTVLASPGKVAVMADTEGDPGPGELGERFIRGVDVVLAEGFKKNPYPKIEVWRQALGREFMSRDDPALMAVAGDDPGGLTAPRYSLDDIPGLADLIVSRVMRR
- the hypE gene encoding hydrogenase expression/formation protein HypE; translated protein: MKHDRILLEHGGGGLLSHELITEVFLPILGNPCLERLEDSAVVRVGDLLLCFTTDSYVIDPIFFPGGDIGSLAVHGTVNDLSVCGGMPLVMSAGFILEEGFPMEDLRRVTLSMAEAARKAGVAVVTGDTKVVARGAADGLFINTSGIGLVEYPASLSVKSIAPGDTVIVSGTVGDHGAAVLSRRRELGVISEVRSDSAPLNGLIRAVLEASPNVHCMRDPTRGGLGAILAEIAAQSGCLIELREKDVPVREEVRGICEILGFDPLFLANEGKVAVFCAPEDAEKVLAAMRAHEYGKEAAAIGSVGARGRGRLVLRTAIGGSREVDLPVGELVPRIC
- a CDS encoding TonB-dependent receptor plug domain-containing protein — encoded protein: MVGRGAVRWLMAGILVLQASALFAAEEKKTAARLDEVVVVASPITEGNQVNRLGSQVTTVSEDQINALNAQDFQSAVRMVPGVIISRQNVVGSFGGGDGGAIYIRGRGSSRPGGEILTAVDGIPKAVGVWSHPLMDIMSVDRAQRIEIYKGAQPVLFGNGAFGVVNVVSKRQAEEGFYTNVRAGYGSYATFSQGVEHGGKVGNTDYYLLQGFRSSSGHRDFSSGELQEYFARVGHQIHPSWTVSLTGNATNNFAEDPGPEGNPAARQGTYRSNDQMTVLTLAHHYAAAKGTLKLYWNRGTGDWQDQRDPAGFFYDTTTDWDNYGARLQETITPWKNGEILGGVDLDFIGGKVTIDRDAPRADSTFPRETFRILSPYAALSHLFGEKSGWYAIPSAGARYFSHSDFDAEWGPQAGLVVGYGPTEFHASYAKGVNYPGVYVTAQSRLFWGGNTRWKSLDAETVDHVEAGLSHTVGRMFRADLTYFNDHGKNRMVLVTSPAPPRYENIGDFRVEGVEATVSWAPIDTLSLFAGVTRIFDRSPSNLPYSPGWAASAGVNCRFLRNVKFSADALYVDNQFTANNRQADWGGTSIAAVSAYLLLNAKLAWEFTSRTLGAKGEVYIAGENLTNESYALKKDYPMPGTTAMVGLDLKF
- a CDS encoding cytochrome c, whose protein sequence is MTATANAVRTARVTAAALPAVFGVAVPTIGRLARPAREALCRNHCVVCHGEKGDGKGIAAPSFGGKITDFTNPDHWKKTDDRKIVNGILKGQGRMPAQPVSPEQARAIAEYMKSEFRGRH
- a CDS encoding iron ABC transporter substrate-binding protein, whose amino-acid sequence is MAGRSVRVSGGASRIVALGPGALRLVVYLGAIDRVVGVEEAEKGRFPLAARPYGLAVRDRIMALPSVGEGGAGRTPDPERILALRPDLIVGVGLDPAQVSGLEAKTGVPVLVLDYGEIGVFREEALQSIALLGRVTGREARAAEILRFVDACRADLGRRTARIEGPKRPRAYVGGIGHKGRHGLLSTEAGFLPLAMAGGRNVADETGRGGHLFIDREQLLAWRPEVIFIDVNGLDLVAADYTANPAYYHALEAVRKGRVYTLYPYNFYGTNIEVALADAYFIGKILYPERFRDVDPVRKAGEIVRFFVGRPVLDGMKEAYPGFGRVSFEGGRIDVR
- a CDS encoding iron ABC transporter permease, whose product is MSGNAADILAGYGALLGRKAAVVAVLAALVVVLALAGLSVGSYPLSMADLLAALAGRADGVTSHVVSSIRLPRAAAAVTAGASLGVAGAVMQNVIRNPLASPFTLGVSQGAAFGAALAIVALGGHAAKGLATTVQSWLVALSAFAGALATVAAILLLSTLRRLTPASLILAGVAMSALFGAATMFLQFFSTDSQLAATVFWTFGDLGRAGWGDVLLMAAALAPGMAYFLWNSWGYNALEWGDETAGGLGVSVGTLRLASLVASALVAAVTVACLGVIGFVGLVAPHVMRFFVGDDHRFLLPCSALCGSSLLLAADILSRVLLAPVVVPVGIVTTFAGAPLLLYLLMKGRRVL
- a CDS encoding ABC transporter ATP-binding protein produces the protein MTLEIENIRFSYGKTPVLRQVSLRAEPGHVVAVLGENGSGKSTLLRAIHRLLVPQGGSVLVEGRAVDRMSPRQIARLMGYLPQKSPEASFTVFDAVLLGRAPHLQWSVSQRDREVVLRVLSLLNLEKEALRNVLELSGGEMQKVFIARALAQEPRVLLLDEPINHLDVKNQIDVMTILRRVTAELAIVSLVVLHDINNALRFADRFLLIKAGEVVAFGGPDVITPANVRTLYNLDVTVARVDGVAVVVPRANGKAAAPIGTGVD
- a CDS encoding cytochrome c; amino-acid sequence: MLNRRTARAATCGTLLILALFPVLLVTPAIGQDGKQIYNNRCALCHGAEGDGKGIIMQIAPFGPDFWKANDDAAIAKAIVEGKGRMPAIPLSPEETRAVVEYMKSSFKK
- a CDS encoding DUF364 domain-containing protein — protein: MLATGEIAGRLHRRLLDESRRVFVEGVRIGASYIAVVLAGERVGLAARLKEAVGTEIEPPRDGGRWARRPAEELLQMLVSGRGAVERALGLATANALIDPPASDEGEDTIGLMRLRPGERVAMVGLFRPIVPRLEASGVRLTVIERDTPASERREALGACDVAIVTATTILNGTLEGILGELRRPRHVALIGPSTPLCGEIFRDTPVTHLGGSAIADGAAVLKVIARGGGTPEMRPYLRFVNVRVQRP